A segment of the Flavobacterium azooxidireducens genome:
TGAATTCGGAATTTTTTCATATGCTCCATAACCCAAAACAATTGTTTTTTTGAGTGTAAAATTAGAACTCATTTCTTTAATCCATTCTTTGGAAGTTGGATAACAATCTGCGTCAGTGAACAACAAATAGTCGTATTTAGCTGCTTTTATTCCCAAAGTAAGTGCAAACTTTTTATTTCCCCAAAAGGCTTCGTTGTTTTGCACTTTTACCAATTTGATATTGGAATGTTGTTTTTCAAATTCTTCAAAAAGGTCTAACGTATTGTCAGAAGAAGAGTCATCAATCAATACAATTTCAAAATCAGGATAGTTTTGTTCGAGTAGTAAAGGAACGAATTTTCTAACGTTTTCACCTTCATTTTTAGCACAAACTATAATAGAAATTGGAATACGTTTTGGATTGCTTTTTTGAACCTTAGCAAACGAAAATTTTCCAAAAACAACTACATAATACACTAATTGTATGGCCGTTACGCCAATCAAAACATAAAACAATATGTCAAACATAATGTGTTTTTAATTTAAGAATGAGAAGGTTCTGAGCAATCTTTCATTTGTTCGGGTGTTTTGCCACAAAAGCCACAGTTTTCACCGTCTTTGTTTAAAAACGGACTTTGGCTGGCACAAGTTCCGGCAAATTTCCCGTCTTTTTTCGCCCAAATTTTAATGGCTATTCCAGCAAAAGCAATTGCTAGCAACCCGATGGTAAGGAGTATCAATTTCATCGTTCAATTGAATTTTTTTGAACTACAAAGGTACAAAAAAAGAGTTATTTAACAGATTGAATTTTGATAATTTTAAATAACATTAACCTCTGCTTCAATTGAAATTCCGTAGGTATCAAAAATCGTTTTTTGAATGTTTTTGGAAACGGCTAAAATTTCTTGTCCGGTTGCATTACCATAATTGACTAAAACCAGTGCTTGATTTTTATGAATTCCGGCATCGCCAAAACGTTTTCCCTTAAATCCGGCTTGTTCAATGAGCCATCCGGCAGGCACTTTTACTTCGGTTTCAGACACAACATAATGTGGCATATCGGGAAATTTTTGCTGAATTTTTTCAAAATCACTTTTCAAAATTACCGGGTTTTTAAAGAAACTTCCGCTGTTTCCTAGTTCTTTTGGATTAGGTAATTTGCTTTGTCGTATTGCAATCACGGCATTGCTCACGTCTTTCAAACTTGGATTTTTGATGTGTTGTTTTTCTAATTCAGCTTCAATTGCTCCGTAGGAAGTGTTGAGTTTATGGTTCTGTTTAGTTAGTTTAAAAACAACGGAAGTAATAACAAATTCGTCTTTTATTTCATTTTTAAAAATGCTTTCACGGTAACCAAATTTGCATTTTTCATTCGTAAACACTAATAATTCTTGTGTCTCTATGTGAATAGCTTCGCACAAAACGAAGGTATCTTTAATTTCTACCCCATAAGCTCCGATGTTCTGAATTGGAGTAGTACCAACATTTCCCGGAATGAGTGAAAGATTTTCTAATCCACCAAAATTTTGATCGATTGTCCATAACACAAATTCATGCCAGTTTTCGCCGGCTTGACTTTCAACCCACACAAAATCTTCGTTTTCATCGATTACTTTTTTGCCTTTTAAGTCTAAATGAATGACCAAAGCATCAATGTCTTGCGTAAGTAGCATATTGCTTCCGCCTCCTAAAATAAATTTTTTGGAAGTAGGATGTTTTTGCAGAATTTCAATCAATTCATCCGTAGAATGAACAGAAACAAATTCTTTTGCTTTGGCTTCAATACCAAAAGTATTGTAATTTTTTAACGAAAAATTGGTGTGAATTTGCATGACGGAAAGTTATTCAACAGTTTCTAAAGCTCTGTTTAAAAATTCATTTAAAGGTTTTAAGGCAATCAGTTTTTGAGTGATTTTTTTAGCAAAATCTTTATCGGTAAAAAAATCATCGCTAATTTTTTGAGTTGCTGTGAAACTTTTTAATTTCAAGAATTCGATTGCGGGATGATTTGGATCGTAATCTTTAGGAGCTTTTTTCAACACATTAGCTTCATCACGATCTAAGGCTCCAAATTCTTTTTTAAAGGTTGAATTGGACGAAATTTTTTCCAAATCTTCATGAAAAAAAGCAATTTCTTTTCGCACTTTTTTCAAATCTTCTGCTTCCGGACAATATAATCCGCCGGCAATAAAACTGCTTCCTTTTTCGTAATGTATGTAGTAACCGGGCGAATTTTTACTATTTTTATTAGTAGAAAGCCAAATGCCCATATTGCTTTTATAAGGCGATTTGTCTTTAGAAAAACGAATATCGCGATTGATTCTGAAGGTGCAGTTTTTTACTTCCAAATTGGCTAGCGATGCATCCAAAGGTTTCATCTCTTGAAGAATTTCTGCAATGATGTTTTGGTATTCTTTTTTAAAAAGTTCGTATCGCTTTTTATTTTCATGAAACCATTCTTTGTTGTTGTTATTTTTTAAATCTTCAATAAATTGGAGTGCTTCTTTTTGTGCCATACTATTGTTTTCTTTAAATCAAAATCAGACAAATTTCTGAAAAATTCACTACAAATTTATTGTAATACTTTTAATAATTTGGCATAGAGTTCTTCTTTGTTTATTGGTTTGATGATAATTTCATGCATACCAATGTCTTTTGGTTCAACATTTTCCATGTAACTATCTCCTGTTAAGGCAATAAATGGGATGTTTTTAATGGCTTTAGTAGAATTTTTTAGCTCGTCAATAAATTCTATTCCAGATCCATCCGGAAGTTGTAGGTCGGTAATTATCAAATTAGTTGTTTGGGTTTTTAAAAATTCTCTTAAAGAATTGCAAGTAGTGAATTCTTTTACATCAAAGTGAGCTTCTTTTAACAATTTTGATAAAATTGCAATCATAATTGGATCGTCATCTAAAATCGCAACCGATAAAGGTTTACTTTTTAGTAAATTGATTATTTTGTTGTGATTGGATTCTGAAGAAATTGAAAATTCATCTAAGCAAAGAAAAAACGATATTTTTGTACCTATATTTACTTGGCTTTCAACGGTTATTTCACCTTCATATAGTTCAATTATTTCCTTACATAAATTTAAACCTAATCCAGCACCAAAACTAATTTGTTTTCCGGAAGATTCGCTTTGATAAAATTTATCGAAAATATTTTTTAAGTCTTTTTCAGGAATACCTATTCCGGTGTCTATTATTGCAACTTCTAAATTAACTTTTGATTCTTGATTGGAAGTTTTAGCCAAAACAGTTATATTTCCTTTGTCTGTAAATTTAATTGCATTGCCAATTATGTTGTAAAAAAGTTGATGAAGTTTTCCAGCATCTATTAAAACATTTGTATTGAGGTTGG
Coding sequences within it:
- a CDS encoding DUF2461 domain-containing protein, with product MAQKEALQFIEDLKNNNNKEWFHENKKRYELFKKEYQNIIAEILQEMKPLDASLANLEVKNCTFRINRDIRFSKDKSPYKSNMGIWLSTNKNSKNSPGYYIHYEKGSSFIAGGLYCPEAEDLKKVRKEIAFFHEDLEKISSNSTFKKEFGALDRDEANVLKKAPKDYDPNHPAIEFLKLKSFTATQKISDDFFTDKDFAKKITQKLIALKPLNEFLNRALETVE
- a CDS encoding membrane or secreted protein, coding for MKLILLTIGLLAIAFAGIAIKIWAKKDGKFAGTCASQSPFLNKDGENCGFCGKTPEQMKDCSEPSHS
- the murB gene encoding UDP-N-acetylmuramate dehydrogenase gives rise to the protein MQIHTNFSLKNYNTFGIEAKAKEFVSVHSTDELIEILQKHPTSKKFILGGGSNMLLTQDIDALVIHLDLKGKKVIDENEDFVWVESQAGENWHEFVLWTIDQNFGGLENLSLIPGNVGTTPIQNIGAYGVEIKDTFVLCEAIHIETQELLVFTNEKCKFGYRESIFKNEIKDEFVITSVVFKLTKQNHKLNTSYGAIEAELEKQHIKNPSLKDVSNAVIAIRQSKLPNPKELGNSGSFFKNPVILKSDFEKIQQKFPDMPHYVVSETEVKVPAGWLIEQAGFKGKRFGDAGIHKNQALVLVNYGNATGQEILAVSKNIQKTIFDTYGISIEAEVNVI